A stretch of DNA from Paenibacillus albus:
CGCCGAGCAGACCAGCTGCGACAAGTCCAGCCAAAGCTCCCCAGCTCTGAATCGCTTTCGAAATGTCGCCAGAGGAGATCGCCGCGAAGAAGAAGACCGTCTCTACCCCTTCACGCAGCGTGACGAGGAAGGAGTGCACAATCATATTGATTGCACCGCCGGCACCGAGAATGAGCGCCACTTTATTTTGCAGCTTGCTTCGCATCTCTTGATTCTGCTTGCCCATAAACAAGATCATATGCGTTAACAACCCTGATGACACAAGCAAAATACCAATACGCAAATATTCTCTGCTGCCCATTGTCGCATATCCATCGAGCACGATCTGGAACACGAGTGCAACACCCAGGCTCGCGAGGATCGCCATAAACACTCCGACCCACACCCACTTATTCCATTTGCTCTGCCCGATCCGATTCAAATACGTAATGATAATGCCGACAATGAGAATCGCTTCGAACGCTTCGCGGAATGTGATGAGAAATGCCTGCAAATTCATGGAACGCTCACTCCTTATACCATCCTAAATACGCATACCCGCCCTGCGAAGAGGACGGGCAAGCATGGGCGCAGCTAGTGAAAGGCGCCTATTTAATAACGATGATTTGACCTTTTTCAAAGTAAATGTGGTTGCCTGAAAGCTCAGCAATTGCACGAAGCGGCAGATAAGTGACATTGTCTTTCACGACAACAGCCTGATCCAGCTTGAAGTCAGCGATGGCTTCACCATTCTTCGTTACAACGTCGCTGCCGATAGTAAGTCCCAGTGTTACTCCGTCTTTTGTTACTTTTGCCGTCTTCGTCGCGTTATCGAAGCTTACGACGAAGCCGAGCAGCTCCAAATAACGAGTCGGTACAAGCGTGCGGCCAGTTGCCTTCTCGATGAACGATGGCGTTACATCCTGCGCTTTGCCATTAACAACAACTTGCTTGTCGCCGGCTTTGAACGAAATGCCGTCAAGCTGTACAGCGTAGGACGCCATTTGGTAACCGATCGCGCGAACTTTGTCCGCATCGCCTGCAGCGGATGCCGCAAGAATATCGTCATTCAGATGCTTCGCTTCTGCATATACGCCTGGTGCGTAGAACGGCTCCAATGCTGCGAAGAAGCCATACAGCTCGCCGCCTGTGCCAGCTGCGCCTGCTACGTCTTTCTTCTCAAGCTTCTCTAGAATCTCAATCGTGTACGCACTAACCTTAGCAACGTTACAGCGGATGAGCGCTTGGCGAATTGCAGCTGCATTAATTTGCTTCGGATCGCCTGAACCGAATGCCTTGAAGACAACATCTGCATCAACAGCGTCACCGCCGTGCAGGTAACCATAAACGCTCATAAAGTAGAAGTAGCCTTCGATTACAGCTGCAGGCTGCTCGTCAGCAGACAGGCTCTTCATGCGGTCTGCTTGTGCAAGAGTAGCGAGATTGAAGATTTTGATCAATGTTTTGTCAAGCAATTGACGGTGAACGTTAAGCTGCGTCACGTCTTTGCTGTCAATATCGGATTTGAAAGCCGGGAATACGGTTTGGTTCAACAACGCGGAGGTTGTCGTGCCATAAGTGCTGTCTACCATCTTCGCAGTAGCGTCGAGCACGTCTGTGTAAACAAGCGCAGCCTTCGAGATGAATGCTTGAGCACCAGCTTGGTCGCCAGCTGTCAATGCACCCTTCGCGCCTGTGTTTGTCAGGTTCTTAATTAGGAAGTAGAAGTACCATTGAAGCCCTTTATCAACAGCTTGTTCAGCTTGCGCATATGTAAGCTTGCCCTCAACCGCATTATCAAGAACGAAACGAATGTTTTCGTTCACGACAGGGTCGCCGGCTTTGATGCTGCCATCAACGCCAAGGACATTTTTCTCAAAATCAGCTACGTATTGCGCTTTTATGTCGGCGATCGCTTTCTTCTGTTCAAACATGCCTAAGATGTTCTTGTAAGCAGCTAGTTGTGGAGCAACGTCCGTATTGACCGGTGCCTTCTGTGGTGAGTCGTCAGCGAATGCAGTAGCAGCAAAAGCAAATACAGCAGCTGCAAGCATCGTAACAGTGAGTAGGATGGACAATGACTTCTTGAATCGGTTCATCAGTTCAACTCTCCCAAATAATTAAATTTAAATAATTCCAATAGAAACGGCTTTCGCCGGCTTTTGGCACAAAGAAGGATGAAGAGATAATGTTAGAAAATGCCTTTGCGGCGAGCCCACCATACGGCCCCCGCTCCTACAAGAACGACGCCTCCAATGACGCTAATCGTTACAGCAGGGTTGGTCTTGCTCTCGTGGGCCATCGGCGCATGCGCCTTCGTTCCGTCAATTACTTCCGGTTCAGCTGCTGCTATTGTTGCGTCAGCCGCTGCCGTATCATCGGCAACTGCAGTGTCATTACCTTTTGATTCCGCGTTGTTGGTTGCTGCCGCATCATTCGTCGCTGCCGCATTACCAGCGGTATCTGCCGTCTTGGTGTCGTCAGCTGCTTGATTCGCATCAGCAGCATTCGATGATTGATCTGGCGCCGAGGCGTCATCTGCAGGTGCTTCAGTTGAAGTCTCTTTGCTAGAATCATCCTTGGCTGGTTTGTCCGCCTTATTCGCACTCGTTGCGTCTGCGCCGGACTTGCTATCATTAGCTGCCGGTTTATCGGATGCTGCCGCGCCTGTGGTCGTTGTACCCTTATCGGGCTGCTTCGTTGTGTTCGAACCCGTAGACGGCTTCGTTGTGCTGCCTGTCGCAGCGACCGTTGAACCGCTTGCTGTTGTACCTTTGCCTGTCGATGCGTTTGTTTCCGGCTTCGCGGCGGTTCCAGTTCCGGTACCCGCAGCAGGCTTCGTCGTCTCCGCCTTGTAAGGCGTGAAAGGGAACAGCGGTCTAAGCACACTGTAAATCTGGTTTACCGCTGCTTTCAGCGATGCTTCGTCAGGGTCCTTCTTGCCGACGCCGAACAGTCCAGGATTGCCGATTGCCTCAAGTGCAGTGTCAAAGTCCTTCGAGAGGCCATCCAACTTCGCCGATGATAGCTTCGACTCCGCATACGGCGACAACGTTTCGAACGTCGCGCGCGCCTTCGCAAGAAGCAGCTTCGCCTTCGTGTAATCCTTGTAATCGTGAAGCGCGTTCTCAAAGCGGCGATCTAAATTCATAATAAGAATCGCCTTATAGTTAGCAATCGTCTCAGTTGTCTTATGTGCTTTGATATCCGCATCCAGCGTTGCCGCAACGGCTTCGCCGAAGTGAGAAGCGATTTCGTCACGCCGTTCCTTATGCGCTGCTTGTGCCGTGTTCCAATCGACCGGATTCTTCCCAAGCGATGAAACGACCAGCTTGAACGTTTCCGCTACATCCTCGGTATTGGCATCGCCATACGAATAAGCCCATACACTCGTAGGTGCCAAGACCAGAAAAATCGCGACAACAAGCGTTGCGATTCTCATTGACCTCATGCGCATAATTGCAACTCACCTTCCAAAAGTCTTAATCGCCATGCAGTGACTCCCAGGTTTTCTCAAAGTCTACGCTAGTAATGATAATCATTTTCAATTAGGGTGTCAATAGACTTTATTACATAAAAATAACAAAGTGTTCGGACTGGAAATGACTTCTAATTTACTGCAATCAGAGTGGGAAAATCCATTATGAAAAATCTAGTATAAACCGCTAAATGAATTGAATTTCGGCATTGCCAAGCCTATAACGTAAAAAACCACTCATTGACCCCTACAGCGCCTATTCAGCACTTAGGGCGAAAATGAGTGGAAAAATCCAGTATCACTGCTAGAAAGGAATATTCCGCGAGTATTTGAGAGATGAAAGCGGTGGGAAATTTTATTTTTTTAGAAGAAAAGCAATCGGCGAGACCATGAAGAGGTTACTGGTTCTTGTCGCCAATCCACCTATATAAGGTGATCTCGTTGTAGACAGGCTCAAAGAGCGGATCGCTGCGATAAACTGCGATTGGCTGAACCTTATCCCGCAGCGAGCCAACCTGAGCTTCAAAGCCTTGCAGCACATGATCCGTCAGCAAAATCTCTGCCTTAGGATCTGCCTGCACATCCGCGAGGAAGTACGCGTATGTCTCAATCCGCCGGTTCGTCACCGGGCAATGCAAGTACTGAAGGACGCGCATTTCCTCCCACGTGTACACGACGAACCGCTGGTCCGAATGGCTATCCGCAAGCTGGCGCAGCCCTTGCGCAAGCTGATAGACGGCGGGCGTTTCTTCCGCCTGCCGTGCTACAAGCGCGCTGCCTGCAGTCGCCTGCAGCGCAATGACACAGGCGGCGCAGAGCACGCCCGCCGCCTGCAGTACGCGGCGAATGCGTGCGCCGCGCTCTTGCTGCTGCGCAGCAGCCGGCGCAGCCGTGCAGCACATCGCAAGCAGCAGCCATACCACGCCGATTAGCGGCGTGATATGGCGTGGCTTGTCGATGTTCTGCGCCAGCAGCGCCCAGGCGCCGTAGGCGCTCGCGAGCACGGCGAGCGCCCCCGGCAGCGCCGGGCGGCATAGCCATGCCGCCGCCCGGTGCGCCAAAGGCGCGCGCGTGCGCGCGCTGCCGCGGGGCGGGCGTGCCGCCTCCGCGGCGAGCACGGCGGCGAAGGTAAGCCCCGCCGCCGCTGTGAGCAGTGCCGTGGACCGGGCGAACATGCCGGTCCACAGCACGTTGTCGCCGGCGAAGCGCAGCAGCCGCGCGGCGAAGCTGATCTTGGCGGCGGAGGTTACGCCGCCGCCCCATTCACTGAAATGGCCCTCGGTGAAGGCGAGGGCCAGCTGCAGGAACCCGCGCAGCCCGCCTTCGCTCAGGGCTAGCCCAGCCACCCACAGCAGCTCGAAGCCTGCCGCGAGCAGCACGAACAGAATTGCACGTGGCAAAGCCCGCTTCCCTTGCCGACGCCAATCAAGAACATGCAGCGCCAGCAGCCACAGCAGGCCAACGCCGAAGGCGACAAAAGACAGCCTGATTCCCATCATCAGGCTGAAGAAGAACAGCGCTGCTGCTGAGCGCCGCCAAGTACGCCGTTCCATGGCTCGCCACCAGCTCCACAGGAACCACCAGAGCATGGCAATGCCTGCCGCTTCTGACATCGGCCGCACAGCTTGCAACCACAGATACGGCGCTGTCAGCACGAGCAGCACCGCAAGCGCCGTCCATAGTGGAGACAGCACTCGCCGCGCGAGAAGCCAGAGTGGAATAATTGACAACGCAAGCAGTCCGATATTCAGCGTGTCATAGGCAAGCACCGGATTCTGCATGAACCGCTGCACCAGCATCGCTCCCGCCACGAAATACGGATATCCCGGAAAATGCGGCTGCATCGCCAGAAGATCAAACCGGCTAAGCGCCAGTACAAAATCAACCTCGTCCCAGCTGCCAACAAACCGACTCCGATGCTGCAAGCTGTACAGCACCCAAAGCAATACCCCAATAACAACAAAAGCCGGCGCGGCGACCGACTTCACAACACGCTTATAGCTGCTCTCAACCTGCAGATGATTCTTTTCTCGCCGCCGCACCCTGCCACCTCATCCTCGCAATAGCTCTTACTCTTACCTTCTTCGACACTTGCAGCTCGTTCTTCTGGCTGCTCCAGCCCTTCCGCACTTACATGTTCGCGTTCAGCCAGCGCCTTGCTCAGCATAATACAGCCCTGCCCTACTTCTCCCCACTCATGGCAACCGCCTGCGCCTTCTTCGGGGCAGCGGCCCGCTTCCTGCTCACAGGTCGGCGCATTTCCTTCCACACCGCCGGCAGCACGTTCGTCATATATTTATTGAACTTGATGAACGATTCACCATGCTCCCGCACCTGATACGTAATCGGCACCTCTTCCATCCTGAAGCCTTGACGGACCAGATTCAGCGTCAGCACCTGCGCGTAGTTGTAATCATGGATAATTTCCGCCCGCTCCATTGCCGCCCGCGAGAAGCCGCGCATGCCGGACTGGCCGTCCCAAATCATCCTGCGAAGCAGCAGCGCCTGCAGCATTGTGAAGCAATAATTGCCGAGTCGACGGTGCAGCTTCATCCCGCGGATGACGCCTTTGAACCGCGATCCCATCGTATAATCAGCGCGCCCTTCCCAGATTGGAGCGATTACGATCGGTATTTCCTCTGCCGGATACTCGTTATCCGCATCAATCATCAGCCCAATATCCGCACCGAGACGCACACAGGAGGCAAGCCCCTCTCGGACCGCAGCGCCAAGCCCACGGTTACGTGCGTGTGAAACAATATGCTCAGCGCCCGCAGCCCTTGCTTCCTTAACCGTACCGTCAGTTGACCCGTCATCAATAACGAGCACCTCCACCTGCCAGCCGGGATGAGGCGTGCGCGGAATACGAGCGATTACTTTCCCGATATTGCCTTCTTCGTTATGCGCCGGCAGGAATACGACCAGCTTCTTCTTGTCCATGCAGCACAGCTTCTTTCTCTGATTTAATCGTCTTTCCTGTTTCAAAAGCATCCATTAATACCGGTCCGCGACTATGGCTTGGCAGCGGCGCACCCAGCAGATAGCTAAGCGTTGGCGCTACCGATACAAGCGACTGCTTGGCATCGACTTTGACGCCCTGCCGCACGTTCGGACCATGCATGAAGAACGGCACGTACCGTTCGCCTTCGTCCAAATGTCCATGCCCGCCGATTCCATCGGCCTGTCCATGATCGGCGCATACGATGAACGTTGCGTCCTCCGCGTGCCCATTTACCTCAAGCCACTGCACGAACTCGGCTATGAGCGCGTCAGCTTCTTCGATCTTTTGCCGGTACTCATCGTACAGCGCTCCCATGCTATGTCCGGTCTGATCCGTTGCAATGAACTGCACGATCAAGAGATCCGGGTTCTGCTCCGCCATAATGAGCTTTGCGCGCTCCATAATGTTACGGTCGGCTTTATCGTTATGCATAACTGCCGTGACGCTCTCTACATCATCGCCCATCGAATCAATGAGGTGCGCGATGCCGAGCAGCCTTCCGACTTTGCCAACCTTCCGCAAGCTGTCGAAGATCGACTCGACTTTAATGCCAAGCTTCCACACCATGTTGGACGTAATGCCGTGTTCGCGCGGATACGTGCCTGTAAACATCGAAGAGAAACAGACGACCGTTCTCGCCGGATACAACGTCTCCATCTGCGTATATTCCGCACCTGCTGCCCGCCACCTTTTCAGGAAAGGAGCATCTGCCTCCTCGAACCGATCCTTCCGCATACCGTCAATGACAAGCACGAACACCTTGCCTTTAGCTGGCTGCTCCGGCGGCTGTACAGGAACCGTGTAATTCGGAATTTCTTTCGGCTTCCAATCGAATAGATTGCGGTGCAGAATGAATGCGTACACCGCTACGCCAACGACGAACAAGCAATAGCTGCCCCAGCCAAAATCGCCCGCAGACCCGCTCCCATCGACCCAATATCCGCCTGCTACGTCAACAACGAAGAGAAGAAGCAGAAACTTCGGCAGCTGCTCCTGCGCATTGCCGCTCGTGGAATCGCTGTTCTTCAGCACGAGCTTCCAGAACCGTTTGAAATTCCACCATGACGTTCCGATCCTGAGGTGGTAATAGAACGTGCCCCAGAAGTAGATCGTAAAGAATAGAAACAGGAGCGTCGCAGTCGCATACAGCCCCAGATCAAGCGGCGCATCACGCCACAGCACGAGCGCAGCAACAACCGGTAGCCACAGATAGTTACGTAGAAACAGCGGAAAATCATAATAGAAATACAGCGCTAACAGCGGAAGCGCCGCTAGCAGCCCCAGTCCAAACTGCCCCCAGAAACTCGCCATTCCCCACTGATTCATATGATAGAGCGCGTACGTGCCGATAACGAATATCGGCGTGAACGGCTTCCCCTCATTCAGCAAATTCCAGCAGCGCGCCGCTACAATCTCAAACCTCGACGCCTTCTTCATTTTACTTTCCCCTCTCCCTTGGGTCGCTGCAGCCATGTCCGCAGCTCTCTCATTGTGACGGCGCTCATCGCTAACGACACCGCACCGGTCACATAAGCAAACACAAATTTAAACCCATGCGATAACAGCGCCGCGGCAAAAGCGTCCCTGCCCGAAACGCCAAGCACGCCAAGCGATGCGGTCAGCGTCGTTTCGTAAGTACCAATTCCGCCCGGCGTAATATGAAACAGCTGCCCTGCGATCGTCATGCTCGTTACCCATATGGCTTCGAACGGGTTAATCGGCAGGTCAAGCACCCTTGTTACGCCATATACGACGGCTCCTTCCAGCAGCCAGCTTATCAGCGTTAGCAGCACCGATGCCGCTCCCTGTCTAGAAACCAGCGTCGATTGCAGCTTGCCATAATGCCGCAGCACAAGAGCGACTATACCTTTTCGCTCCGATTGAACTCGCCGGCCCATTCTGTATCGCTCGATCAGCAGCAGGACTAGCACACCAAGCACGGCCGCCGTCGCGACAACTAAGAACCAAGGCGAGGCCTCCAGCCCAAGCACCAGCGCGCCAACCGAACCAATGAGCAGCAGCGAAGCCATATCCAGAACTCTCATCACGGCAACCGAGTGCAGCGCGTCATCCCAGCGCATCTTGGTTGACCTCGCCAGCAGTCCCACTCTTGCCAAGTCGCCAAGCTTCAGCGGCAGGACATGGTTCACAAGCAGGCTTACCAGCAGCGGATGTATGTAGCTCGATAAACGATCCACTTTGTCCCGTCTGGCATAGAGCCTCCAAGCAAGCGCCTTAAAGAAGAAGGACAATGCATAACCACCTGTCATAAGCAGCAGCATCCCCGGCGCATGCAGCAGCTTAACCACACCGCTCCCAATCGCTTGACCATGAAAATACCGCCATGACAACCATATGAAGCAGGCTGCCATCATTAGCCCGCCTGCACGGATACCTATTTTGCGCATATTTGCTCCATACTTCTGCTAGCTCGATTTGATCCCAATATATTGAGAACTATTATCAATTAGTATAGAAGGGGATACATGACTTCGTCAAACCTTTTTCCAATTCTTCTTACATGACAATATTCTAACGTTCACATGACTGCATTCCCCGTATCCCATGACAAGGTTCTGTTTACAGCTCGAACATTTTCATCAAAAATTAATTGTGTAAGCGCTTTATAAAATAAACAGAGGAGGAAATCGTTAAGTGTGAAGATAGGTTTTCAATCTGAGAGGAGGAAGCTTGAATGACGAAGCATGCACGCAGCAGATGGATATCCCTTGTGTTATCTCTAGCTATTTTGCTTGGTTCAATTAGTTTCTCATCATCCGCACATGCAGCATTTGGAGACCGCATTACGATTAGTGGAACCAACTTCTATGCCGGCGGCCAGCAAATCTTCATGAACGGGGCGAATACGCCTTGGAACAGCTGGAACGATTTTGGCGGCTCCTTTGATTACAATTGGTGGAACAACCACTTCGCCACACTTCACAGTAACGGAGTAAATGCGACAAGGGTTTGGATTACATGTAACGGAGAAGTTGGCATTAATATCAACAGCAGCGGGCAAGTGACAGGTGCAACGACCGCACACTGGAGCAACCTCGACAGCCTGTTCCAGATCGCCCAGAACAATGGCGTCTACATTATGGCGACGCTCATGTCATTTGACCATTTCAATAACAGCCACACGAACTACCAAAGCTGGCGCAACATGCTGGGCAGCGACTCCAATATTGACTCCTACGTCAACAACTACCTCATCCCCTACGTTAATCGTTATAAAAGCAATCCGTATCTCTGGTCCATCGACCTCATGAACGAGCCAGATTGGGTGTATGAGGATGCGAACAACGGACAAATCTCCTGGGATCGTCTGCAAACGTATTTTGCCAAAGCAGCCGTCGCCATTCACCAGAACAGCAGTATTCTGACTACGGTTGGCCTCGGTATGGTCAAATATAACAGCTCCACAGCCAGCGGCTCGAGCGGCAACAAGATCAGCGATGCCGCGCTTCAAGCCAAAGTGAGCAGCACGCTCGCTAAAGTCGATTTCTACTCGCCGCACTATTACCCTTGGCAAGATCCTTACTGGGGTATTCCCTTCTATGTAACGCCTTCGTCTTGGTATCTCGTATTTGATCGGCCAGTGGTCATCGGCGAAAGCCCTGCGCTAGGCTCGACGGGGCATACGCTCACGAGCGATTTCTCCAATGCCTATACGAACGGCTATGCAGGGGTCATGCCATGGACCTCGAACGGCGTCGACAGCAATGGCAACATGACCAACCTTGCACCGGCCACATCCGCCTTTGCTAGCGCGCATAACTCACTGGTCTTCCCACCTGCGAACAGCGATAGCGCGAAATTCAACTTCGAGAACGGATCTCTGCAAAGCTTCTATGGTACGAACAGCCTTACGGTTGCTTCGAGCACCGACCGCGCTTATGCGGGCAGCTACTCGTTGAAAATGACTGCCAATGCAACTGGCGCTACAACCTACTACGCCCAGCTGGATAACCCAGCAGGCCTGACCGCCGGCAGCACGGTCACCTTCCGCGTCTGGGTCCCAAGCGGCGCAGCCATTACCTCTGTCCAGCCCTTCATCCAGAGCAACGCCTGGGCATGGCACGGCAATTACCAAGCCTACTCCGGCCTAACGAAGAATGCTTGGAATACGATCACCGTGACCATTCCATCGACTGCACCGACACCGATGAAGTTGATCGGCATCGAGCTCAAAACAAGCGGCGCATGGAGCGGCAGCATTTATGTAGACAGCATTAACTAAACCGGCTTCAACGCAAAGAAGGCTCCCTGCGCTTAGCGCTTAGGGAGCCCTTTGTTATACAAAAGGATTATGCCATACCCTTCATAATTTCCTTGCCTGCTTCGACTTGTCTGTTGAACTCGTCGCGGTACGATTGAAGAACAGCTGTACTGTAGCCGTTTGCCTTTAACTGCTTTTCTGTATCACTGATGATGGTATTAAATTTCGCTGTACACGAATCAAGCTGCGCATAGCCTTGGTTCTTCAGCTTTGTCTTCTCTGTCGAATCATCCGTTCCGATATATTTTATACCGATGCTCATTAGCGATGATTGGCAGCCACTCTGCAGTGTATTGAGACGCTGCTCTGCATTCGCCGTGATGGACTCGTAAGTTGGCTTAGTCGTACTTCCGCCACCTATCGCTCCCCCAGTGGATCCGCCCGTTGTGCCACCAGTAGAACCACCCGTCGATCCGCCTGTTCCGTTACCGCCAGTACTCGAGCCTGTCCCAGAATTGCCATGCTCGGCACGGTATGCTGCTGACTCTGCAGACACTTGCTTCTTCACCGCATCCCACTGAATCGCCGTTCCAACCGCTTCCGACATGAAGCGAACCGGCACATACAACGTGTTGTTCACGATATAACCGGATTGCCCGCTAGGCAGCACTTTCGTATTGCCATCTACCACAATATGTACAGCCTTCGGCGCGATCTGAATCGTCACACCGCCCTTAGCGGACACTTCATTCCCGTACGCGACCATATTCGTAAGGTAGTCTTTCAAAACTACAGCCTCTTGCTTCGTGGGAGTCGAGACTGTTACCTTCTGCGTCTTCGCATCCCACTGCACACTCTTCTGCAGTCCATAGGACATAAAGCGAAGCGGCACGTACGATGTGCCATTCACAGCAAACACATACTGCCCATCTGGCAGCACAAGTTTCTTGCCGTCGAAGACCACATTAAAGGCGCTTGTCTTCAATTTCAACGTAGTGGAAGGGGCTGCTACAACGATAGAATGGATTGTGAGAATAAAGGCACTTAGCAAAATGAATGAAAACGTAAGCTTTCGCTTTTTGAGCATGAACATAAATTATTGCACCTCACGAACTTTCTTAAGATAGAATGTTTTCTCGTTTTGTTTCCTTCTCTACTGTCTTCAATAGATAGCTCAAAAATTCTTCTCTTAAATCTTCTCTCTTTAATGCATACTCTACTGTTGCCTGTAAGAAGCCTTGCTTATCTCCCACATCGTATCTTCTACCTTCAAAGATATATGCATACATAGCTTCTCTTTGAGCTAATACGCGAAGCGCGTCCGTTAGCTGGATTTCTCCGCCTTTACCCGGCTCCGTACATTCCAAGATCTCAAAGATTGCGGGCGTAATTACATATCTGCCCAATATTGCGATATTGGAAGGTGCATCTTCAACGGTCGGCTTCTCAACTAGACCTTTGACTTTATAGATTCGATCTTCGATAAACTTACCTTCTACAATTCCATACTTGTTGACATCTTCGTGCGCAATTTCTTGTACGCCGAGTATAGTCGTTTTATACTCATTGTAAATTTCCATCATCTGCTTCAAGCACGGCTTGTCACTATCAACAATGTCATCACCCAGCATTACCGCGAATGGTTCGTTACCAATGAAGCTCTTCGCACAGTAGATGGCATGCCCTAGCCCTTTAGGTTCTTTCTGGCGAACATAGTGAATATTAACCATTTCGGAAATTTTTCTAACGTCTTCCAACAAATCGTACTTCCCTTTATGCTCTAATTCCAGTTCCAGTTCAACCGATTTATCAAAATGGTCTTCAATGCTCTTCTTATTCCTACCCGTAATAATCAATATTTCTTCAATCCCGGACTGAACTGCTTCTTCAATAATATACTGAAGTGTAGGCTTGTCCACAATTGG
This window harbors:
- the galU gene encoding UTP--glucose-1-phosphate uridylyltransferase GalU; amino-acid sequence: MKVRKAIIPAAGLGTRFLPATKAQPKEMLPIVDKPTLQYIIEEAVQSGIEEILIITGRNKKSIEDHFDKSVELELELEHKGKYDLLEDVRKISEMVNIHYVRQKEPKGLGHAIYCAKSFIGNEPFAVMLGDDIVDSDKPCLKQMMEIYNEYKTTILGVQEIAHEDVNKYGIVEGKFIEDRIYKVKGLVEKPTVEDAPSNIAILGRYVITPAIFEILECTEPGKGGEIQLTDALRVLAQREAMYAYIFEGRRYDVGDKQGFLQATVEYALKREDLREEFLSYLLKTVEKETKRENILS